One genomic segment of Culturomica massiliensis includes these proteins:
- a CDS encoding FecR family protein has product MNIEFNELLLIKYFLKKSTEQENKCIYEWLTSAPEHKKEFNRLKFIWHISSIKNLYQKTDTLHDLQELKNKLYRRKNRWEKIRWISYTSVAAVSVIIILSSLFGDLIKSPSLQNKQQASSTEIFIPNGLEGNITLADGTKVWLNSGSRIIYPENYCDTNRNIFLDGEAYFEVKSDKAHPFKVETSLVSVIVTGTRFNLSSYADDNTIEATLCQGIITMRFKDSQSEQQDLRLNPNDKVTYHKINRKIGKEIVNGQQETSWKDGILSFKEIPLREIVRKLERKFNVTIRIRDRQVGEYTYTATFEKGKGLQAILEIIATSAPISFQKEKDGSITILQT; this is encoded by the coding sequence ATGAACATCGAATTCAATGAACTTTTACTAATAAAATACTTTTTAAAAAAATCCACTGAACAAGAAAACAAATGTATTTACGAATGGTTGACAAGCGCTCCGGAACATAAAAAAGAGTTCAACCGTTTAAAATTCATCTGGCATATCTCATCCATAAAAAACCTTTATCAAAAAACAGACACTCTTCATGACTTACAAGAACTGAAGAACAAACTATACAGGCGGAAAAACCGGTGGGAGAAAATCCGGTGGATAAGTTACACATCAGTAGCCGCCGTTTCTGTTATAATCATTCTGTCATCCTTATTCGGGGATTTAATAAAAAGTCCATCGCTCCAAAACAAACAGCAAGCAAGCTCCACGGAAATATTTATTCCTAACGGCTTGGAAGGCAATATAACACTTGCAGACGGAACCAAAGTATGGCTAAACTCCGGAAGCCGTATTATTTATCCCGAAAATTACTGCGATACCAATCGGAATATTTTTTTAGACGGAGAAGCTTATTTTGAAGTAAAATCGGATAAAGCACATCCTTTCAAAGTAGAAACTTCTCTGGTGAGCGTGATCGTTACGGGAACCCGCTTTAACCTCTCTTCCTATGCCGATGATAACACCATTGAAGCCACATTATGCCAGGGAATCATAACCATGCGTTTTAAAGACTCTCAATCCGAACAACAAGACCTTCGTCTAAATCCCAATGACAAAGTAACTTACCACAAAATAAACCGAAAAATCGGTAAAGAGATCGTCAACGGTCAACAGGAAACATCCTGGAAAGACGGTATTCTAAGTTTCAAAGAAATCCCGCTTCGGGAAATCGTCAGGAAATTGGAGCGCAAATTTAATGTAACAATCCGCATTAGGGACCGACAAGTCGGAGAATATACCTATACGGCAACTTTTGAAAAAGGAAAAGGATTACAAGCTATCCTTGAAATTATAGCTACTTCTGCCCCTATCTCCTTTCAAAAGGAAAAAGACGGTTCGATAACCATACTACAAACCTAA
- a CDS encoding substrate import-associated zinc metallohydrolase lipoprotein yields the protein MKKEYFPILICLLGLLIGMNGCNKEEAIPYVAPEKDPVPTNATDSMILDIKNKYQSKIIYKWDRRYVSSSAKASPALFEKVLPYIGFIQEYWFDAYDSLCPGFSKDNTPIEIVLVGSVVSYGNGSSNDDSFDAAGLTMSFSRIILGSVNSINLTNNTWKKNTSATMHHEFAHILDKKYGRPFGFDNISKGLYAGNAKYTAFTNEEARKRGFWRNYGMSNEAEDFATFTEGIILLPKEEVMTIIAENTRLENKYRLVYNHYKTLGIDLHDLHDYLARRWN from the coding sequence ATGAAAAAAGAATATTTTCCGATACTTATTTGCCTGCTGGGCTTATTAATAGGGATGAACGGTTGTAACAAGGAAGAGGCCATTCCTTACGTTGCTCCTGAAAAAGACCCCGTTCCAACCAATGCTACCGATAGCATGATTCTGGACATTAAAAACAAATACCAATCCAAAATCATCTATAAATGGGATCGGCGTTATGTCAGTTCCAGTGCCAAGGCTTCGCCCGCTTTATTCGAAAAAGTACTACCCTATATCGGATTTATACAGGAATACTGGTTCGACGCTTACGACTCTTTATGTCCGGGATTTTCTAAAGACAACACACCTATTGAAATCGTTCTGGTGGGAAGTGTCGTCAGCTATGGTAACGGTTCGAGTAACGACGACAGTTTCGATGCTGCCGGACTGACCATGTCTTTCTCCCGGATTATACTGGGTAGTGTTAATAGTATAAACCTGACAAATAACACCTGGAAAAAAAACACGAGCGCAACCATGCACCACGAATTCGCCCATATCTTAGACAAAAAATACGGGCGTCCGTTCGGATTTGACAATATCTCCAAAGGACTATATGCAGGAAATGCCAAATACACGGCCTTCACGAATGAAGAAGCCAGAAAACGGGGATTCTGGAGAAATTACGGTATGTCAAATGAAGCGGAGGATTTTGCCACCTTCACGGAAGGCATCATCCTGCTACCCAAAGAAGAAGTCATGACTATCATCGCGGAAAACACAAGATTGGAAAACAAATACAGACTGGTATACAATCACTACAAAACTCTTGGCATCGACCTGCATGATCTGCATGATTACCTGGCTCGAAGATGGAATTAA
- a CDS encoding RagB/SusD family nutrient uptake outer membrane protein → MKTFIHIITHHWKILAFAFLAIGCSDYLGESPDNRIQLTEIEDYKALVTNAYPGAYHLFTEIMTDNYKYYDYPGTNNITIVEWFKPMYIWSDKYMQILAVGPARAWEYYYGEIYKTNEVLKGIDNAEGKDEELRNQVKGEALLLRAYCHFMLVNLFGKQYNASTAATDLGVPYTTKPQEDNVAEYPRDNIKDVYDWIERDALEGVALLVDKKVNVPKYHFTKASAYAFLCRFYQFKEDWDNSIKYGEMSQTLNSTVREFVNDYNATFAKGDYDEFANSYCSINKPNILLMNKVLEFNSYTTNGYYSNEFWATAYETNDYRNKIHNRYYPTTPIYKCRKFRNVSNGGYRYSDVALFTTEEVMLNLAEAYTRKTEPDHEKAISLLNKIREKRFVPYTPLTSAALSLEGELGKVLLAKVLHERRVELCYEGYRWFDCKRFQIEIKHTTETGTYVLKGNDLRYVLQIPDAELSANPAMVPNPR, encoded by the coding sequence ATGAAAACATTTATCCATATCATCACACACCATTGGAAAATTCTGGCATTTGCCTTCTTAGCTATTGGATGCTCTGATTACCTGGGAGAAAGTCCGGACAATCGCATACAACTAACCGAAATCGAAGACTATAAAGCACTGGTAACCAATGCCTACCCTGGAGCCTACCATCTTTTTACCGAGATCATGACGGATAACTACAAATATTACGACTATCCGGGTACCAATAACATCACAATAGTCGAATGGTTTAAACCCATGTACATCTGGTCGGATAAATACATGCAAATTCTGGCCGTAGGTCCGGCCAGAGCCTGGGAATACTATTATGGTGAAATCTACAAAACGAATGAAGTACTGAAAGGGATCGACAATGCCGAGGGCAAAGACGAAGAACTGCGAAACCAGGTAAAAGGCGAAGCTTTATTGCTCCGGGCGTATTGCCATTTTATGCTGGTAAACCTTTTTGGGAAACAATACAATGCTTCTACCGCGGCAACGGATCTTGGAGTTCCTTATACCACCAAGCCACAGGAAGACAACGTTGCCGAATACCCCCGGGATAACATCAAAGATGTTTACGACTGGATAGAACGGGATGCTCTCGAAGGAGTTGCACTTTTGGTCGACAAAAAAGTAAACGTACCCAAGTACCATTTTACCAAAGCTTCTGCTTACGCTTTTCTCTGCCGCTTCTACCAATTCAAAGAAGATTGGGATAACTCTATCAAATACGGAGAGATGTCACAAACCCTCAATTCAACCGTCAGAGAATTCGTCAACGATTACAACGCAACTTTTGCCAAAGGAGACTACGATGAATTTGCCAACTCCTATTGTTCAATCAATAAACCTAACATCTTATTGATGAACAAAGTTCTGGAATTTAACTCTTACACGACCAACGGATATTATTCCAACGAATTCTGGGCAACAGCGTATGAAACAAATGATTACCGGAATAAAATACACAACCGCTATTATCCTACAACTCCGATTTACAAATGTCGGAAATTCCGTAATGTCAGTAATGGTGGTTACCGATATTCGGATGTAGCTCTGTTCACCACAGAAGAAGTGATGCTGAATCTTGCCGAAGCCTACACCCGAAAAACAGAACCGGACCATGAAAAAGCCATATCCCTGCTGAACAAGATCCGCGAAAAACGCTTTGTCCCTTATACACCGCTCACCTCAGCCGCTCTCTCCCTGGAAGGTGAACTGGGAAAAGTTCTCCTCGCCAAAGTACTGCACGAGCGACGGGTAGAACTTTGTTATGAAGGTTATCGTTGGTTCGATTGCAAGCGCTTCCAGATAGAAATCAAACATACCACAGAAACCGGAACCTACGTCCTGAAAGGGAATGATTTGCGTTATGTATTGCAAATTCCCGATGCGGAATTAAGTGCCAATCCGGCTATGGTACCGAATCCCAGATAA
- a CDS encoding DUF4302 domain-containing protein — protein sequence MKINILTLALFLLCFSCKEYEDVEIPADLPRLPELCAQYEKLLAEAEDGWIAEYQPTAGSGGVSIYMKFHDNGTVDIQSNYPGNTDVQKEIRYRVSGIVKPELTFETECIWAKLYQEAGGDYLFSIESKGNDTLLLKPVRPPYERPTCVVTRANAGNKDVFYKSISTLQKLDGFIKNAVAYFKNLELTGPQGTIKVFTEFNITQGHITLTYQNEQQEVATLERQFKIEGDRIRFIPSAIIGNIEVQYLQLGETDEQGNMLIPDAGLGLSGEWSATHIPAFPYKGTAAFYTTTNNLRLTASETNEASEAMQKLIRPIYAISDYKDLPLYINYFGPRHPTPNAFCFMHNGSWLYYYINLDTKGEDVVYHGYVPPTGAAADQMGIVKPFLDKICDPAGYTVILSADKKTCTLVSRSDSRYWIKLDATIVKS from the coding sequence ATGAAAATCAATATACTTACTTTAGCTCTCTTTCTACTTTGCTTTTCGTGCAAAGAGTATGAAGATGTAGAAATCCCCGCCGATTTACCCCGGCTACCGGAACTATGTGCTCAATATGAAAAACTGCTGGCGGAGGCGGAGGACGGCTGGATTGCGGAATATCAACCCACAGCCGGCAGTGGTGGCGTCTCCATCTATATGAAATTCCACGACAACGGTACAGTAGACATTCAGTCCAACTACCCCGGCAATACCGATGTACAAAAAGAGATCCGGTACCGGGTATCCGGTATCGTAAAACCGGAGTTAACTTTCGAAACAGAATGCATCTGGGCCAAATTGTACCAGGAAGCCGGCGGAGATTACCTGTTTTCAATTGAATCAAAAGGTAACGATACCCTGCTTCTGAAACCGGTTCGTCCCCCTTACGAACGTCCTACCTGTGTGGTTACCCGGGCAAATGCCGGTAACAAGGACGTTTTTTATAAAAGCATCAGTACCCTGCAAAAACTGGACGGCTTTATAAAAAATGCCGTTGCTTATTTCAAAAACCTCGAATTAACGGGGCCGCAGGGAACAATAAAGGTTTTCACCGAATTCAATATAACCCAAGGCCATATCACCCTGACTTACCAGAACGAACAGCAGGAAGTCGCCACCCTGGAACGGCAATTTAAAATAGAAGGCGACCGGATTCGGTTTATCCCTTCGGCCATTATCGGCAACATCGAAGTACAGTATCTGCAACTGGGAGAAACGGACGAGCAGGGAAATATGCTTATTCCCGATGCAGGATTAGGATTATCCGGGGAATGGTCTGCCACCCATATTCCGGCATTCCCCTATAAAGGAACTGCAGCATTTTACACGACCACAAACAACCTCAGATTAACAGCGAGCGAAACAAATGAAGCGAGTGAAGCGATGCAGAAACTGATCCGTCCGATTTATGCTATTTCCGATTATAAAGATTTACCTCTTTATATAAATTATTTCGGTCCACGTCACCCCACCCCTAATGCCTTCTGTTTTATGCATAACGGAAGCTGGTTATATTACTATATCAACCTCGATACGAAGGGCGAAGATGTCGTATACCATGGGTATGTTCCGCCAACCGGAGCCGCAGCAGACCAGATGGGTATTGTTAAACCTTTCCTCGACAAAATATGTGACCCCGCGGGGTATACCGTTATCCTGTCTGCCGATAAAAAAACGTGCACACTCGTCAGCCGGAGCGATAGCCGCTATTGGATCAAACTAGATGCAACTATTGTTAAATCTTAA
- a CDS encoding RNA polymerase sigma-70 factor: MKAKKNKHLDNQIFNFLFITYYKQLCIYAYNYIHDIETAKELVQDVFMKLWEKVLSEENHSSFKSFLYTSVRNAAIDHLRHSKTHSEYEQKILAYCNDKYLIFDEIIINELEEKIKDTIQKLPPQCRKIFEMNRFENKKYKEIAEELQISVKAVEAQISKALLFLKSELKNFLDS, from the coding sequence ATGAAAGCCAAAAAAAATAAACATCTAGACAATCAGATATTTAACTTTCTGTTTATTACTTATTATAAACAATTATGTATATACGCCTACAATTACATACATGACATTGAAACCGCCAAAGAATTAGTGCAGGACGTATTCATGAAATTGTGGGAAAAAGTACTTTCTGAAGAAAACCATTCTTCCTTTAAATCTTTCCTTTACACTTCAGTCCGCAACGCAGCCATCGATCATCTCCGGCACAGTAAAACACACTCAGAATACGAGCAAAAAATTCTGGCTTACTGCAATGATAAATATCTCATATTCGATGAAATCATCATCAATGAACTGGAAGAAAAAATTAAGGATACGATTCAAAAATTACCTCCCCAATGCCGCAAAATTTTCGAAATGAACCGATTCGAAAATAAAAAATACAAAGAAATTGCAGAAGAATTACAAATTTCTGTAAAAGCCGTTGAAGCCCAGATCAGTAAAGCTCTTTTATTTCTAAAATCCGAGCTAAAAAATTTCCTGGATTCCTAA
- a CDS encoding DUF4302 domain-containing protein: MKTNYTFLLFSLLVMVYSCAKETAEIIPPDPEIDTWVLAQEYNQNLSSVSEGWIVKYQLKEESEVYTVYMKFNTDNTMSILSDYPAMEYLKEQTHVNYSLTGFLNTELTLDTYCVWHKMYDDFGGPYKFIITRQANGNYLLQPKDQTVPQNYELVKATPGAMAELEANITKQKEIVKAKDKIRQMSNILIHFTSTEDSCYFSNILLTGEIQMQGAVSFDTDNNLLQVIYRDATKQLITLSENYEITEEGITLENPMSFLGKEVSEFKLKKKEGSHDIEITAAGKGISGQLLHAKSPGVVPYPDIAKHYTTTASWCPLFTCKGEALGPVYRQFNESATYGSFTIFVDYFGYNGWYINGPATNEYSWFYETFSILNEYTVRYTSGGVSRPDTYPDISPLSDLLHQEDGYIVLYKKEKYNDSDLGSIILMDPNSNSNQFIIRVTNRTDNKSFWDSIQWNNVAYAE; encoded by the coding sequence ATGAAAACAAATTATACATTCCTTCTGTTCTCGTTACTTGTAATGGTTTACTCCTGCGCAAAAGAGACAGCAGAAATTATTCCTCCCGATCCGGAGATTGACACCTGGGTCCTGGCACAGGAATACAACCAGAACTTAAGTAGCGTTAGTGAAGGTTGGATCGTAAAGTACCAACTGAAAGAAGAGAGCGAAGTCTACACGGTATACATGAAATTCAATACAGACAATACCATGAGCATATTGTCGGACTATCCGGCGATGGAGTACCTGAAAGAACAAACTCATGTCAACTACAGCCTGACCGGGTTTCTAAACACGGAACTGACCTTGGATACTTACTGCGTATGGCATAAAATGTACGACGATTTCGGAGGCCCGTATAAATTCATCATCACCCGGCAGGCAAACGGCAACTACCTGCTGCAACCGAAAGATCAGACCGTGCCCCAAAATTACGAATTGGTAAAAGCTACTCCCGGGGCAATGGCTGAATTGGAAGCCAATATAACCAAACAAAAAGAGATCGTAAAGGCTAAAGATAAAATACGTCAAATGAGTAATATACTCATTCATTTCACCTCAACGGAAGATTCCTGTTACTTTAGCAATATCCTCCTGACAGGAGAAATCCAAATGCAGGGAGCGGTCAGTTTCGACACGGATAATAATCTACTTCAGGTTATTTACAGGGATGCAACAAAACAGCTGATCACCCTATCCGAAAACTACGAGATTACCGAAGAGGGTATTACCTTGGAAAACCCAATGTCTTTTCTTGGAAAAGAGGTCTCCGAATTTAAATTGAAAAAAAAGGAGGGTAGCCACGATATCGAGATCACGGCTGCCGGAAAAGGAATCTCCGGACAACTGCTCCATGCCAAATCCCCGGGAGTTGTTCCCTATCCGGACATAGCAAAGCACTATACAACGACAGCAAGCTGGTGTCCATTATTCACGTGTAAAGGTGAAGCTCTCGGTCCTGTCTATAGACAGTTCAACGAATCTGCTACTTATGGCTCATTCACGATTTTTGTCGATTATTTTGGTTACAACGGATGGTATATCAACGGTCCCGCTACTAACGAATACTCCTGGTTTTATGAAACCTTCAGCATCTTGAATGAATATACCGTAAGATATACCTCCGGGGGTGTTAGCCGACCGGACACTTATCCGGACATCAGCCCCCTAAGCGATCTACTTCATCAGGAGGACGGATATATCGTGTTGTATAAAAAGGAAAAATACAACGATTCGGATCTGGGCTCCATTATCCTGATGGACCCGAACAGCAACAGCAATCAATTTATCATCCGGGTTACTAACAGAACTGATAATAAATCCTTCTGGGATTCAATCCAGTGGAATAACGTGGCTTATGCCGAATAA
- a CDS encoding SusC/RagA family TonB-linked outer membrane protein, translating into MKRKTKAWYRDTSHSRPHLFRMFRFYLLLFFTSFLSFQALAGYSQKFTFNFEKIQVQKILEKIEKQSQYYFVYNHQRVDVSRIASLKIKEESIENILNKLFKNTDVHYSIVDRQIILFKKEDRDSNKSADFLSMHKTDSTKQYNDTTKQKTPAILKGKVLDETKLPLPGVNIIFKGTQRGTITDVEGNFSIKRPAGGKVIVVSMISYKTQEIEIGNQTDITIELQPDVKSLDEVVVTGYQTVDKRTFTGSVSKINVDLISQGGSGDVGKMLLGAVAGVTVENTSGTFGTKSKIRIRGNSSISGNQEPLWVIDGVVLDDPINVNPNQLYSGDANTLLSSAISGVNPDDIEDIQILKDASATAMYGTQAVNGVIVVTTKKGKVGRTSINYRNNFTINLKPSISDFNVMNSKERMEFSEEMFQKNLMNFTDLNRSYGAFGLLLSRLSNKEITWDQYEESIQRAKTYNTDWFDVLFRNSLVQEHSISVSSGTEKQQYYMSASYYHDDGQVKNQHTDRFTASMKGTFNINRIFSVTASLYGSIRDQRIFGTQSATESNGIVSRAFDINPYNYAMNTSRAMRPYNDNGEYEYYLSRYAPFNILEELDNNFIDLKAREIKFQVDLNLKITPTLTYWGLASGRMTNSYSEHIATEESNIAKAYRAADQRIRDYNDLLYNDPDDDNQYPVTVLPRGGIAETDMVMGEFYTVRNSLNWKKVYPLHSFDIMGGTEIRAKTYRTDYYKGWGFEYLKGMTASPMYTAIKRDQLTSSSPYYYKGKTVSREVSFFANLAYSLNSKYNFTFSIRSDGSNRLGKSEKFRFLPIWVIGGSWNIDRENFLQKTEWLDYLKLRGSYGLRGNISNLGSPEMKAYYYTTARFEPEANETYIYISSPDNPKLQWEKEKMYNIALEFGLFERINLTLEYYNRRNYDLIGYVAASQVSGFTHRTINCASMRNQGFEITLNTHNIKLKDFDWNTVFTFGYNKNTVLDLVYSTNVAILSADRGGAQKGKPISGLYAFRYAGLTNDGIPLFYNEKNEKTNVISTYDQNISMLQYEGSREPLGSGGFTNTIRYKGLNLSVLFTYSFGNKIRLNPLISNYYNDVSALSGDLVNRWTTPGDEYHTNIPRIFEQETRDRLTASNADPVLFYNRSNLRTADGSFIRLKSITLSYYLPDQWMKTLGIASAQLKAQAQNVALWADKKLKGQDPEALITGIGIPSPKTVSLGLSVDF; encoded by the coding sequence ATGAAAAGAAAAACAAAAGCGTGGTACAGGGATACATCACACTCCCGACCTCATCTATTCCGAATGTTTCGATTTTATCTGCTCTTATTCTTTACATCCTTTCTAAGTTTTCAAGCACTGGCAGGTTACAGTCAGAAATTCACCTTCAATTTCGAAAAAATCCAAGTACAAAAAATACTGGAAAAAATTGAAAAACAAAGTCAATATTATTTTGTATACAATCATCAACGGGTAGATGTTTCCCGAATCGCAAGTCTAAAAATAAAAGAAGAAAGCATTGAAAACATTTTAAACAAACTGTTTAAAAACACGGACGTTCACTATTCCATTGTCGATCGGCAAATCATACTTTTTAAAAAAGAAGACAGAGATTCCAACAAAAGTGCAGACTTTCTTTCCATGCATAAAACCGATTCGACAAAACAGTATAACGATACAACGAAACAAAAAACTCCGGCTATTTTAAAAGGAAAAGTATTGGACGAAACGAAACTACCTTTACCGGGAGTAAATATCATCTTCAAAGGAACCCAACGTGGTACCATTACCGACGTAGAAGGTAACTTCTCGATCAAACGTCCAGCCGGCGGAAAAGTCATTGTCGTCTCGATGATCAGCTACAAAACCCAGGAAATCGAAATCGGAAATCAGACTGATATTACCATTGAGCTCCAGCCCGATGTAAAAAGTCTGGACGAAGTAGTGGTCACCGGCTATCAAACCGTGGACAAACGTACTTTTACAGGTTCGGTATCCAAAATCAATGTCGATCTGATTTCACAGGGTGGCTCCGGAGATGTCGGTAAAATGCTACTGGGAGCCGTAGCGGGTGTGACTGTTGAAAATACCAGCGGAACTTTCGGAACCAAATCCAAAATCCGCATCCGGGGAAATTCCTCTATCAGCGGTAATCAGGAACCGTTATGGGTTATCGACGGGGTGGTACTGGACGACCCGATCAATGTCAATCCCAATCAACTCTATTCGGGAGACGCCAACACCCTGCTTAGTTCCGCCATTAGTGGAGTCAATCCTGATGATATCGAGGACATTCAAATCCTGAAAGATGCCTCAGCAACCGCCATGTACGGAACACAAGCCGTAAACGGAGTGATTGTCGTTACAACTAAAAAAGGGAAAGTAGGCCGGACAAGCATCAATTACCGGAATAATTTCACGATAAATCTGAAACCGTCTATTAGTGATTTCAACGTCATGAACTCCAAAGAGCGGATGGAATTCTCGGAAGAGATGTTCCAGAAGAATCTGATGAACTTTACCGATCTTAACCGTAGTTACGGAGCCTTCGGCCTGTTACTATCCCGGTTATCAAATAAAGAGATCACCTGGGATCAATACGAAGAATCGATACAAAGAGCCAAAACTTACAATACCGATTGGTTTGATGTCTTGTTCCGGAATTCCCTGGTACAGGAACATAGCATCAGCGTAAGCTCAGGAACCGAGAAACAACAGTATTATATGTCTGCCAGTTACTACCATGACGACGGACAAGTCAAAAACCAGCATACCGACCGTTTCACCGCCAGTATGAAAGGCACATTCAATATTAACAGAATATTCTCGGTCACCGCCAGCTTATACGGCTCTATCCGTGACCAAAGAATCTTTGGTACCCAATCCGCCACCGAGAGTAACGGAATTGTCAGCCGGGCCTTTGATATCAATCCTTACAATTACGCGATGAATACCAGCCGGGCTATGCGGCCATACAACGACAACGGGGAATACGAATACTATCTCTCCCGTTACGCACCCTTTAACATCCTGGAGGAACTGGACAATAATTTTATCGACCTCAAAGCCAGGGAAATCAAATTCCAGGTAGACCTCAATCTGAAAATCACCCCGACATTGACATACTGGGGCTTAGCTTCCGGTCGTATGACCAACAGCTATAGCGAACATATCGCTACCGAAGAATCGAACATCGCAAAAGCCTACCGGGCAGCCGACCAGCGTATTCGCGACTACAACGACCTTCTCTATAATGACCCTGACGATGACAATCAATATCCCGTAACGGTTTTACCCCGGGGAGGTATTGCCGAAACAGACATGGTTATGGGAGAATTCTACACGGTCCGAAATTCGTTAAACTGGAAAAAAGTATACCCTCTTCATAGTTTCGATATAATGGGAGGAACAGAAATACGGGCAAAAACTTATCGAACCGACTATTATAAAGGCTGGGGATTTGAATATTTAAAAGGAATGACTGCTTCCCCCATGTATACCGCTATCAAGCGCGATCAGCTCACCAGTTCCTCACCCTATTACTACAAAGGCAAAACGGTTAGCCGTGAAGTCTCTTTCTTTGCCAATCTGGCATATTCGCTGAATTCGAAATACAATTTTACCTTTTCCATTCGTTCGGACGGCTCCAACCGTCTGGGCAAATCCGAAAAATTCAGGTTTCTTCCGATCTGGGTTATCGGAGGTAGCTGGAACATCGACCGTGAGAACTTCCTGCAGAAAACAGAGTGGCTGGATTACCTGAAATTGAGAGGCTCTTACGGATTAAGAGGAAACATCAGCAATCTGGGTAGTCCGGAAATGAAAGCCTATTACTATACCACCGCCCGCTTCGAACCGGAGGCCAATGAAACGTATATCTACATTTCGTCCCCCGACAACCCTAAATTACAATGGGAAAAAGAGAAAATGTACAACATCGCCCTGGAATTCGGTCTATTCGAGCGTATTAACCTGACCCTGGAGTATTATAACCGTAGAAATTACGACCTGATCGGTTATGTAGCCGCCTCTCAGGTCAGTGGTTTTACTCACCGCACCATCAACTGTGCCAGTATGCGTAACCAGGGATTTGAAATCACATTGAACACTCATAACATTAAACTGAAGGATTTTGACTGGAATACCGTTTTTACTTTCGGGTATAATAAAAATACAGTACTGGACTTAGTTTATTCGACCAACGTGGCTATCCTCAGTGCAGACAGAGGAGGCGCACAGAAAGGCAAACCCATTAGCGGACTCTATGCCTTCCGGTATGCCGGCCTTACGAATGATGGTATTCCCTTGTTTTACAACGAAAAAAATGAAAAGACAAATGTAATCAGCACTTACGATCAAAATATCAGCATGCTGCAATACGAGGGCAGTCGGGAACCCTTAGGTTCCGGGGGATTTACCAATACCATCCGCTACAAGGGATTGAACCTCTCCGTCTTGTTTACTTACTCGTTCGGAAATAAAATCCGTTTAAACCCACTGATCTCGAACTATTACAACGATGTCTCTGCTTTAAGTGGCGACCTGGTCAACCGCTGGACCACCCCAGGAGACGAATACCACACCAACATACCGCGTATATTCGAACAAGAAACCCGAGACCGGTTAACCGCATCCAATGCCGACCCGGTCCTGTTTTATAACCGGAGTAATTTACGTACTGCCGACGGCTCGTTTATTCGCCTGAAGAGCATCACGCTAAGTTACTATCTACCTGACCAATGGATGAAAACCTTAGGCATAGCATCGGCACAACTGAAAGCACAGGCACAAAACGTAGCTTTGTGGGCCGACAAAAAGCTCAAGGGGCAAGACCCGGAAGCTTTGATTACCGGTATAGGTATACCGTCTCCCAAAACGGTATCCCTGGGATTATCCGTTGATTTTTAA